Proteins found in one Lysinibacillus fusiformis genomic segment:
- a CDS encoding tyrosine recombinase XerC, with product MQKTKQPKFMKDFLVYLTTIKGKSQRTRKEYEYDLTLFFRFHKAVQEDLNIENLAAIDISTITIEEIREMTLEDLYLFMEYCEVQRGNSAAARARKVATLKSFFKYLKGKRRLIEENPADELETPKIGKKRPIYMNLQEATQFIDGIKSNQASPRNYCMMMFFLNLGIRVTELCQLNKTSIQGRYLTVIGKGNKERTVYLNDSCMQALADYENCGKTPYKGEGEEPLFVSQKGTRFTRQTVAKIVKRINQQSGLQKERLTPHKLRHTSATMMYKAGADIRSLQHILGHSSVATTQIYTHIEDEQLQHVLENNPFNIVRER from the coding sequence ATGCAAAAAACGAAGCAACCAAAATTCATGAAGGATTTTCTTGTCTATTTAACGACCATCAAAGGAAAGTCTCAGCGTACAAGAAAAGAATATGAATATGACCTGACCTTATTTTTTCGCTTCCACAAAGCTGTCCAAGAAGATTTGAATATAGAGAATTTAGCTGCCATTGATATTAGCACTATTACAATAGAAGAAATCCGTGAAATGACATTAGAGGATCTTTATTTATTCATGGAATATTGTGAGGTACAGCGAGGCAATTCTGCCGCTGCAAGAGCACGAAAAGTGGCGACTTTAAAATCCTTTTTTAAATATCTAAAAGGCAAACGTCGACTCATTGAGGAAAATCCGGCAGATGAATTAGAGACACCGAAGATAGGCAAAAAAAGACCTATCTATATGAACCTCCAGGAAGCTACACAATTTATAGATGGAATTAAGAGCAATCAGGCATCCCCAAGAAATTATTGCATGATGATGTTTTTCTTAAATTTAGGCATTCGTGTCACTGAGCTATGTCAGCTCAATAAGACATCCATCCAAGGACGTTATTTAACCGTGATTGGGAAGGGCAACAAAGAGCGCACTGTCTATTTAAATGATAGCTGTATGCAGGCACTTGCTGACTATGAAAACTGTGGGAAGACACCCTATAAAGGAGAAGGCGAGGAGCCCCTTTTTGTATCACAAAAGGGAACACGCTTTACACGTCAAACCGTTGCCAAAATCGTTAAACGCATTAATCAGCAGTCAGGTCTTCAAAAAGAACGACTTACGCCACACAAGCTACGTCATACATCCGCGACGATGATGTATAAAGCAGGGGCAGATATCCGCAGTTTACAACATATTTTAGGGCATTCTAGTGTCGCAACCACGCAAATTTATACGCATATTGAAGATGAGCAGCTGCAGCATGTCTTAGAAAATAATCCATTTAATATTGTTCGAGAAAGATGA
- a CDS encoding DinB family protein: protein MSNVKDHLDATRTQLLQEIDTLDDTAFNRKPDVQSWSVAQICHHLVLVEEATRKAIAWGLKAQENSTPARKNVQLILDRTKKIQAPSIVEPTEQPFTVQAMQDLLATTRKNLLAFLQTIEDPEVLAKRAVQHPALGELPLDQWIEMVYLHEQRHIEQLQEIVRE from the coding sequence ATGTCAAACGTCAAAGATCATCTCGATGCCACAAGGACACAATTGCTTCAGGAGATTGACACATTAGATGACACAGCCTTTAATAGGAAACCAGATGTACAAAGCTGGAGTGTAGCACAAATCTGTCATCATCTTGTATTAGTAGAGGAAGCAACGAGAAAAGCCATTGCTTGGGGATTAAAAGCCCAGGAAAATTCAACGCCTGCTCGAAAAAATGTTCAGCTCATTTTAGATCGGACAAAAAAAATCCAGGCGCCATCGATTGTAGAGCCGACAGAACAACCTTTTACCGTTCAAGCCATGCAGGATTTACTCGCCACAACAAGAAAGAACCTCCTCGCCTTTTTACAAACAATCGAGGATCCTGAAGTATTAGCTAAGCGCGCTGTGCAGCACCCAGCTTTGGGAGAATTACCACTCGATCAATGGATTGAAATGGTCTATTTGCACGAGCAACGTCATATCGAGCAATTACAAGAAATCGTTAGAGAATAG
- a CDS encoding transcriptional regulator — protein MSKYRDGYEFYCEMCERYGLEAISFRYYVLQLSQQQLSAYNMQAKQLGI, from the coding sequence ATGTCAAAGTATCGTGATGGTTATGAATTTTATTGTGAAATGTGTGAGCGCTATGGATTAGAAGCAATTTCTTTTCGTTACTATGTACTACAATTATCACAGCAACAACTTTCAGCTTACAATATGCAAGCAAAACAATTAGGAATTTAA
- a CDS encoding sensor domain-containing protein, whose translation MMNITPSSINQMNYSLKELQDIFSAMNSSIIVAITDRTGKITFVNDHFCKISKYTREELVGQDHRLLNSGFHPKSFFREMWKTIGNGDMWNGEVCNRAKDGSLYWVKTTIIPFLDEKGKPYQYIAIRVDITAQKDIKKITHIAYHDELTGLPNRRKLEQRLENEFHQSRRTGEKFALFFIDVNRFKHINDGLGHIIGDMFLVEMSNRLRNIDHTSNSFYRHNSDEFVMILNDVSRIEEMAKEIISVFNESFIVDTYEFYASISIGISIFPDHANSVEELLKNADIAMYAAKSTRGNQYRLYRDNMDEANDKWLLLETKLHQALKQDRLELHYQPKIDLKTDSVIGMEALLRWYDPELGHIPPDRFIPFAEDCGLINDIGVWVLRKACAQARLWNESHELSLRVAVNISPIHISIGGFVDMVRGVIAETGIDPNLLEIEITEMSMLDYTEDLIDTIKQLRALGITISLDDFGTGYSSLNYLKKFPVDVLKIDRAFVRDIVPEKSGIAMISAMISLAHALNLQVVAEGVEEEAELNVLREHGCEYVQGYYFSKPLSVGDFTNLIVNSVTNKSSY comes from the coding sequence ATGATGAATATCACGCCTAGTAGTATTAATCAAATGAACTACAGTCTAAAAGAATTACAAGATATCTTTTCCGCCATGAATAGTTCCATCATTGTAGCGATTACAGATCGCACCGGAAAAATTACTTTTGTTAATGATCATTTTTGTAAAATTTCCAAGTATACGCGTGAAGAATTAGTTGGCCAAGATCACCGTTTACTAAATTCAGGCTTTCATCCTAAATCTTTCTTTAGAGAGATGTGGAAAACAATCGGTAATGGCGATATGTGGAATGGCGAGGTGTGCAATCGTGCGAAAGATGGCAGTTTATATTGGGTGAAAACAACGATTATCCCGTTCCTAGATGAAAAGGGAAAGCCTTATCAATATATTGCCATTCGCGTAGATATTACAGCGCAAAAGGACATTAAAAAAATTACTCACATTGCCTATCATGATGAACTAACAGGGCTACCAAATCGTCGCAAATTAGAACAGCGTTTAGAAAATGAATTTCATCAATCTCGACGTACAGGAGAGAAGTTTGCGTTATTTTTCATTGATGTGAATCGTTTCAAACACATTAACGACGGACTTGGGCATATTATCGGCGATATGTTTTTAGTGGAAATGTCGAATCGTCTGCGCAATATTGATCATACATCAAATTCTTTCTATCGCCACAATAGCGATGAATTTGTCATGATTTTAAATGACGTCAGTCGCATTGAGGAAATGGCTAAGGAAATTATTAGCGTCTTCAATGAAAGCTTTATTGTCGACACCTATGAATTTTATGCAAGTATCAGCATCGGCATCAGTATATTCCCAGATCATGCAAACTCCGTAGAAGAATTATTGAAAAACGCAGATATTGCTATGTATGCAGCAAAATCTACACGAGGCAATCAATATCGCCTGTATCGTGACAATATGGATGAGGCCAATGATAAATGGCTTTTATTAGAAACGAAATTACATCAAGCATTAAAACAGGATCGTCTAGAATTACATTATCAGCCTAAAATAGACCTAAAAACAGATTCTGTCATTGGTATGGAGGCATTGCTACGCTGGTACGACCCTGAATTAGGGCATATTCCGCCAGATCGTTTTATTCCATTTGCGGAGGATTGCGGACTGATTAATGATATCGGTGTCTGGGTTTTACGTAAAGCATGTGCACAAGCTCGTCTTTGGAATGAATCACATGAATTATCCTTGCGAGTAGCCGTGAATATTTCGCCCATTCATATTAGCATAGGTGGCTTTGTTGATATGGTGCGTGGTGTCATTGCAGAAACAGGCATTGACCCTAATTTATTAGAAATTGAAATTACCGAGATGAGTATGCTTGATTATACGGAAGATTTAATTGATACAATCAAGCAATTACGAGCACTGGGTATTACTATTTCATTAGATGATTTCGGGACGGGCTATTCATCGCTAAACTACTTAAAAAAATTCCCGGTGGATGTGCTTAAAATAGATCGTGCCTTTGTCCGTGATATCGTGCCTGAAAAATCGGGAATCGCCATGATTTCGGCCATGATTTCATTAGCCCATGCCTTAAACCTACAAGTAGTAGCTGAGGGTGTGGAGGAGGAAGCTGAATTAAACGTACTGCGTGAGCACGGCTGTGAATATGTGCAGGGCTATTATTTCAGTAAGCCTTTATCGGTAGGAGATTTTACGAATCTCATTGTTAATTCTGTCACAAATAAATCCAGTTA